The sequence TCATTACCAATTCTTCCATAGAGGTATTGCCGGCTCTTTCTCCTATTCCATTTACTGTGCATTCGATTTGTCTTGCGCCACCTTCTAAAGCAGCCAGAGCATTGGATACGGCTAAACCCAAATCATTATGATTATGACAAGAAAAGATAACATTTTCTGGAGGTTGGACTTTTTCTATTACATAGGCGAACATATCTTTAATTTCACTGGGGGTTATATAGCCTACCGTATCGGGCAAATTAATCACATCTGCACCTGCATCAATAGCAACTTTTGTTAGTTCTACCAGGAAATCCCATTCGGAACGAGTTGCATCCTCAGCAGAAAATTCTACTCGTGGTATCAAACTTTTAGCAAGTTTAACTGCCTCTTTGGCTCTTTCCAAAACCTGCTTAGGAGACATTTTTAATTTATATTCCATGTGGATTGGAGAACTTGCAATAAAGGTGTGTAATGTGGATTTCTCTGCAGGTTTTAATGCCTCCGCAGCACATTTAATATCTTCATCTAATGCTCTTGCAAGACCTGCCACACGGCATTTTTTTACTGCTTTAGCGATTTTTTGAACGGCTTCAAATTCTTGTTTGGATGCAATCGGGAAACCGGCTTCTATGGTATCAACACCTAATTTTTCTAATTGCAAAGCCATTTGCAATTTTTCTTGCACATTCATACTTGCGCCGGGCGATTGTTCTCCATCTCTTAATGTCGTGTCAAAAATCTCAAATTTAGTATTCATAAATTTATACTCCTAAAATTATCTCATTTCTTTTTGATTAGGGTAACATTGAAAATGATTATATTATATCATAAATAATTTTAATGATTTGATATTAATAACTTATATAGGAAACGAATTCCCCAGTATCTCTATTCCTGATTTTTTGAATAAATCTCTGCATTTCTCTTAATTCTATTAATCC is a genomic window of Candidatus Hydrogenedens sp. containing:
- a CDS encoding 2-isopropylmalate synthase (catalyzes the formation of 2-isopropylmalate from acetyl-CoA and 2-oxoisovalerate in leucine biosynthesis) — its product is MNTKFEIFDTTLRDGEQSPGASMNVQEKLQMALQLEKLGVDTIEAGFPIASKQEFEAVQKIAKAVKKCRVAGLARALDEDIKCAAEALKPAEKSTLHTFIASSPIHMEYKLKMSPKQVLERAKEAVKLAKSLIPRVEFSAEDATRSEWDFLVELTKVAIDAGADVINLPDTVGYITPSEIKDMFAYVIEKVQPPENVIFSCHNHNDLGLAVSNALAALEGGARQIECTVNGIGERAGNTSMEELVM